The Pyxidicoccus xibeiensis genome includes the window CGGCCGGGCTTGGAGGTGACGGCGCCGGTGAAGGCCCCGCGCTCGTAGCCGAACAGCTCGCTCTCCAGCAGCGTGGAGGGGATGGCCGCGCAGTTGATCTTGATGAACGGCTTGTCGCGGCGGCTGGACGCGCCGTGCAGCGCGGTGGCGATGAGCTCCTTGCCGGTGCCGCTCTCCCCGGTGATGAGCACCGTGGAGGGCGTGTCCGCCACCTTGTCGATGATCTTGTAGACCTCTTGGATCTGCGGCGAGTCGCCGATGATGGCGGCCCGCGCCTTGAGGTCCGGGCGGACGGAGCGGCGCGCGCTCTCGTTCGTCTTGGCGGCCTTGGCGACGACGGCGGACAGCTCCGCCTGGTCGAAGGGCTTGGTGATGTAGTCGAACGCGCCCGCCTTGATGGCGTCCACCGCGGAGTCCACCGTGCCGTGCGCGGTGATGATGATGACGGGCACGTCCGGGTTGGCGGCGCGGACGGTGCCCAGCACCTCCATGCCACCCACCTTGGGCATCACCAGGTCCGTCACCACGATGTCCGCGCCGTTCTTGTGGAACTCGGCGAGCCCCTGCTCACCATTCTCCGCGACGGTGACGTCGAACCCGTCGCGGCGCAGCATGGCGGCCAGCACCTTGCGAAGGTTGACCTCGTCGTCGATGACCAGGACCTTTGTCATGAGCGGTGCTGGCGCGGTCCGGAGCTAGCGGCGGCCAGGGGGAGTGACCGGTGGCGCGGAGGTGGGGCCCTCGAGCGTGCAGATGGCGTCCGGGTGCTTGATGCGCAGCAGCAGCGCCTCCAGCACGCGGAACGGGTGGTTCATCCGCGAGGCGCCCAGGTACGCGGCCACCATGTCCATGGCCACCGCCAGGTCCATGTTCTCGCGGCCGGTGGACACCACCACGCCCGAGTCCCCGCGCAGGCGGTTGGACTGGTAGACGCCGTCCGACGCCAGCTGGCGGATGGTCTCGATCTCCAGCACGCCCGTCTTCTCGTAGATGCGGTGCAGCTGCGAGTACAGCCGCGGCGACAGCACCACGGCGTAGGGACCGAAGTGGCCGTGCTCGTTGAGCTTGCGCGTGGAGTCGACGATGGCCTGGAAGCCGCCGCCCGCGAGGTTCCAGTCGCCCAGCGGCACGGTGAGCCGGCCGTTGGCCGTCATCAGCCCCTCGTAGCCCAGCTTCGCGTCACCGTAGAAGATGAGCTCGTCCTCCTGCTGCGCGCACAGCGCGGCGGCGCCCGCGGCGGCGGAGACGTCCAGCGGCATGTTGTGCGTGCGCGCGGCCTCGATGTCGCGCCAGTGCAGCAGGAAGTCCTTGTAGAGGATGGGGATGGTCTTGAACTTGCGCGCGTCGGTGAAGACCATCGCGGTCTCCTGCTCACCGACGATGTCCACCGCGCCAGGGGACACGCCCTGGAACTCGTCGTAGGGCACCGTCTGCACGCCCGCACCCAGCGGACCGTAGATGTCCAGGATGCGGCGGCCCACCAGCGAGCGCCGCGCGACCTGGATGACGGTCTCGTTCAGTCGCGCCCACTCCTCTTCACGGAGGGGGTTCTCGGCATGTCCAAGGAAGTCAGGCATCGAATGTTCTCCAGAAGACTCAACAAGGAGACGGGGGAAATGTCAGCGACCGCTGCTACCGCCGCCACCACCCCGGCGGAGCGAGCCCACCGTGAGTGGATGCGACTCCACCGCGGGCGGCGGGGCGGGCAGCCCGTACATCAGGCGCTGCGGGGGAACGGAGGTCGGAGGCTCCGACGGCAGACGGCCATTGCGGCCGATGACGGAGGCGGGGGAAGGGGCCGGCGGGGAGACCGCGGGCGGGGTGGGGATGGGCGCGCCCTGGGCGGCCGTCCCTTCGAAGTGCCCCGCGACGAAGGGCTTCGTGAAGTGTGCGTCCTGTCCGTTATCGAGCAGGCGCAGCATGTGGACGGCCTCGGAGACGTGCTCCTTCTCCTCGGAGGCCAGGTGGAGGAAGAAGGCGCGGACCTCGGGGGCGGAGGAAGCCCGGGCGAACGCCTCGTACTCGTTGATGGTCTCCAGCTCGCGGGCCAGGACGCGGCGGATGCGTGCCACGTCGTCCAGGTCGCTGTCGGGGGTGCCGGCCATTGGCCCGGACCCTCGCAACCCCCAGCGGTACCGTCAAGTGAAACGGCGAGGAAGGGTTTCGCGCTTCATGCCACTGGACGCCCCGCGTACAGTCCCGCCCCTGGTGACCTCCTCCACGCCCGAGCCTCCCCCGACGACCGGCACGCCTCCCGTCGCTCCCCCTCCGTCCGTGAAACCGGCGGGGAAGGCGGGGAAGGGGGCCGTGCTGGTGGCCACCGGCATCCTGGCCTCGCGGCTGATGGGACTGGTGCGCGAGCGCGTCTTCGCGCACTACCTGGGCAACGAGGTGGAGGCCGCCGTCTTCAAGGCGGCGATGCGCATCCCCAACTTCCTGCAGAACCTGTTCGGCGAGGGCGTCCTCTCCGGCTCGTTCATCCCCGTCTACGCGGGCCTGCTGGGCAAGGAGGACCCGAAGGCGGCGGACCGCGTGGCCGGCGCGGTGTTCGGCCTGCTGTCGCTGGTCACCGCGGTGGCGGTGGCCCTGGGCATGCTCGCCACGCCGCTGCTGGTGGACCTCATCGCCCCGGGCTTCGAAGGCGCGTCGCGGGAGCTGACCATCTCGGTGGTCCGCATCCTCTTCCCGGGCACGGGGATGCTGGTGTTGAGCGCGTGGTGCCTGGGCATCCTCAACAGCCACCGCCGCTTCCTGCTGTCGTACCTGGCGCCGGTGGTCTGGAACCTCGTCATCATCCTCACACTGGTGGTCGCGGGCGGGCGCTACCCCAAGGACCAGCTGGTGGAGGTGCTCGCCTACGGCGTGGTGGTGGGCTGCTTCCTCCAGTTCGCGGTGCAGGTGCCGTCGGTCTTGAAGCTGCTGGGCGGCTTCCGCCCGACACTGTCGCTGGCGAGTGAGCCGGTGCGCCAGGTGCTGAAGAACTTCGGCCCGGTGGTGGTGGGGCGCGGCGTGGTGCAGTTCAGC containing:
- the encA gene encoding encapsulin nanocompartment shell protein EncA, with the protein product MPDFLGHAENPLREEEWARLNETVIQVARRSLVGRRILDIYGPLGAGVQTVPYDEFQGVSPGAVDIVGEQETAMVFTDARKFKTIPILYKDFLLHWRDIEAARTHNMPLDVSAAAGAAALCAQQEDELIFYGDAKLGYEGLMTANGRLTVPLGDWNLAGGGFQAIVDSTRKLNEHGHFGPYAVVLSPRLYSQLHRIYEKTGVLEIETIRQLASDGVYQSNRLRGDSGVVVSTGRENMDLAVAMDMVAAYLGASRMNHPFRVLEALLLRIKHPDAICTLEGPTSAPPVTPPGRR
- a CDS encoding ferritin family protein is translated as MAGTPDSDLDDVARIRRVLARELETINEYEAFARASSAPEVRAFFLHLASEEKEHVSEAVHMLRLLDNGQDAHFTKPFVAGHFEGTAAQGAPIPTPPAVSPPAPSPASVIGRNGRLPSEPPTSVPPQRLMYGLPAPPPAVESHPLTVGSLRRGGGGGSSGR